The Corallococcus silvisoli genome contains the following window.
GGAAGAAGTTGATGGTCGCCGGGTCGATGTGGAACGAGAACTTCGGGTTGTAGGGGACGGTCCTCTTGATGATGCGCCCATGGATGTGGATCTCGTTCTTCTCCTCGCCGGAGAGAATGCGGCGCGCGTGGGCGATCTTCGCCTCGTCGGTCAGCTCGATGATGAACTCGGCTCCACGTGAGCTGGGCTGCGTGAAGGCGAAGCGGACAGGGTTTGCCATGGGTAAGGCTCCTTCCTGGGTGGAGGCGCCTGTCTAGTTGATTGGCTTCTACCCACAATTGAATCGACGTCTGGGTTGGGTGTGGCGGACCCGACAACCGCTGCCTCCGCCCCCCGGACGGTCCGGCGGACCGCGTGGTCCTTCGAAGCCCAGGCGAGGAGCCGGGCAACCCTCCAGATTCCGAGGTTTTAGTCGGTCGACGAATCGACTTGCGCAAAATCGTTAGGGGCCTTACTAGACGCCCGCCTTGGTTCCTCCGCGCGCCAGAAACGCCACGTTGGTGAAGCTCGTGCCCCGGTACGAGCGGCTGCAGCAGCTGTCCCTGCGCTTCCCGGAGCTGGACCCGAGCGCCATCGAGACGTGCATCACGATGCTGCACCTGTCCAACGAGCTGACCGGCGCCTACGAAGCCCACTTCGCGCGGCACGGGCTGTCGCACGGGCGCTTCGTGGTGCTCGTCCAGCTGCTCATGGCGGAGGACGCGGGAGAGACCCTGCGGCCCGGGGAGCTCGCCGAGCTGTCCCGGTGCACCCGCGCCACCGTGACGGGCCTCCTGGACACGCTGGAGAAGGACGGCCTCGTGTCCCGCGTGGACCACCCCGAGGACCGGCGCATGTACTCCGTGCACCTCACCGCGCGGGGCCGCGAAATCATCCAGGGCATCCTGCCCGACCATTACCGCCGCATCGCCTCGCTCATGGCGCCCTTGAGCCATGCCGAACGCGACACCCTGCGTGCCCTGTTGGCCAAGGTGTCCTCCGGCATCCCCGCCCTGCGGGACCCCTGATCCGCATCCCACTTCCCTTCTTCCATCACCGTTGCGAGCAACAACCATGACGACCCGCACAGCCCCCTCCCTGGAAGCCGCTCCCTCGACCGATACCCCCGCCGCCGCGAAGCCCGCGAAGCGCTCCCGCGCCAAGCAGGTGCTCCCCGTCCTGGTGGGCGTGGCGGTGTTGGGCGCGGGCGTGCGCTTCTTCCTCACCCACGGCCACGAGTCCACCGACGACGCCCAGGTCGAAGGCCGCATCGCCAACGTGTCGCCGCGCGTGGCGGGGCAGGTGGCCCGCGTGCTGGTGCACGACAACCAGGCGGTGAAGGCCGGTGACGTGGTGGTGGAGCTGGACCACTCGGACCTGGACGCCCGGCTGG
Protein-coding sequences here:
- a CDS encoding BP74-related protein; amino-acid sequence: MANPVRFAFTQPSSRGAEFIIELTDEAKIAHARRILSGEEKNEIHIHGRIIKRTVPYNPKFSFHIDPATINFFQMAIEVCDADMTYVEENLDEAGGAFLPGNHWCPWSSTLTREVKA
- a CDS encoding MarR family winged helix-turn-helix transcriptional regulator, with translation MKLVPRYERLQQLSLRFPELDPSAIETCITMLHLSNELTGAYEAHFARHGLSHGRFVVLVQLLMAEDAGETLRPGELAELSRCTRATVTGLLDTLEKDGLVSRVDHPEDRRMYSVHLTARGREIIQGILPDHYRRIASLMAPLSHAERDTLRALLAKVSSGIPALRDP